In Phycisphaerales bacterium, the sequence TCGCCCTCTCCCTCGCCACCCTCGAGCGAATCGTCGATGAGACCATCCTGACCCCCTTCGACCACAAGCACCTCAACGAGGACACCACCGAGTTCAACGCCCAGAAAGGCGGCGTCGTCCCCTCCGTCGAGAACATCGCCCGCGTCTTCTTCGAGCGCCTCAAACCCGCCATCGAGCGTGCCGCCACCACGACCCCTCACAACGCCGCGCCCATCCTCAGATCCGTCGAGGTCTGGGAGACCGACCGCACCAGCGCCGTCTACCCCGCCTGATCGCTCGCGCCGACGCCTCGTCCGCGACTCCACTCCACGATGTCCGACTCTTCTCCACTTCCCGCACGCCGCGATCCGCCGCGGCGCATCCTCCTCATCCGCCCCAGCAGCCTGGGCGATGTCGTCCGCACAGCCCCCGCAGCCGCCAGCCTCCGCCACGCCTTCCCCGATGCCACCATTGACTGGGTCGTCGCCGAACCCTTCATCCCCGCCGTCAAACACCACCCCGCGATCAACCGCATCATCCCCTTCCCTCGCGCCGCCATCGGCAACCACCTCCGCCGCCTCCAACTCAAGCCCATCCGCGAATGGCTCGCCACGCTCATGGCGAGCGACGATGGCCACCCGTACGACCTCGCCATCGACCTCCAAGGCCTCTTCCGCAGCGGCCTCATGGCCCGCGCGACCCACGCCCCGCGCAAGGTCGGTTTCGCCGACGCCCGCGAGGGCGGCTGGCTCTTCTACAACGAACGCATCCGCGTCGCCAGGGGTCTCTCCCACATCGACCGCGACGTCGAACTCCTCCGCGCCATCTACGTCCCACCCTCATCCGACGACCAGGGCCGCTCACCCGACCTCCGTCTCTACCCCGGCGACGAGGCCCGCGATTTCGCGCACAGCGACGATCGTCTCAAGGCCAAACGCTTCATCGTCCTCGCCCCTACCACACGCGGCGCCGGCCGAGCCTGGCCCATGGACCGCTACGCCGAACTCGCGCGCCGACTTCTGTCCGCGCACGCTCATCACCTCGTCCTCGTCGGCGCCGCCAACGAGCGTCTCGCCTGCGCGCCACTCCTCCACGCCGCCAGGCACGACAAGCGCGTCATCGACCTCGTCGGCGCTACCGACATCCTCAAATGGATGGCCGTCATTCAGCGTGCCGACCTCGTCGTCTGCAACGACTCCGCCGCCATGCACGTCGCCGCCGCCTTCCACCGCCCGATGGTCGCGCTCATGGGCCCCACGCGCCCGGAACGAAGCGGCCCCTACCGCCGCCCCCACGACGCGATCAGCAAACTCAAGCACAACGAACACGTCCGCCACCGCGACGCCGCCCGCGCCGCCGACATCATGCGCCGCATCACCGTCGACGAGGTCGTCCAGACCTGCGCCGAGCGACTCGAACAGCAAAGGACCACCTAGACCGTGGTTCCACACTCAACCTTAACACGCTCATCGACGCCACCCGAGTCCAGATTTTCCATACGCCACGCACGCTTGATGTGCAATTTGAGCCCGATTCATGTTGGCTCTTGAACACGGCTCGAACGCCACATTGTGGCCAATCGAACAAAACAGACACGCGGGGCGAGATTGACCCCCCATGGGCGCACGATGTGATTCCGTCCCGAGATGGCCGTAACTCAATAGAGTGTTTCCACACCAACCGCACTCTCTCGCACATCGGGTTTTTCCCACCCTTTCGTTCCATACCCCAGCCCGATGGGATTTCCCCCGTGCACGGGATAATTCAATCGCCCGCACGATTCACTCGTGCGAGATGCGTAGTATCTTCTCCGCAACTCGCGGCGTTTCGTGCCGCCGCGATCTGATCCTTGACCATCCACTTTCCTCAGGAAACACAGCATTATGCGTGTCAAGTTCGCCACATCCCTCGGCTCGTTCGTCCTCGAGTTGAACGAGGCCAAGGCGCCGATCTCCACGAAGAACTTCCTCGAATACGTAGACGCCGGAACATACGACGGCACCATCTTCCACCGCGTCATCTCCAACTTCATGGTCCAGGGCGGCGGTTACACCCCCGATATGAACCGCAAGCCAACCAATGCGCCCATCGCCAATGAGTACAAGAACGGCCTGAAAAACATCCGTGGCTCCATCGCCATGGCACGCCTCGGCGGACAGCCCGACTCGGCCACCAACCAGTTCTTCATCAACGTCGTCGACAACGCCTTCCTCGACAAGCCCCAGGACGGGGCCGGTTACGCCGTCTTCGGCATGGTCGTCGATGGGATGGAGACGATCGACAAGATCCGTACCGTCAAGACCGGAAGCAAGGCCGGCATGGGCGACGTGCCAATCCAGCCCATCGTGATCGAGAAGGCCGAGCGCGTGGAAGCGTGAATCACGTGCCGAAACATCGGGCAGACTACGGCCTGCCGATCTTGTCCCACACCTCCTGAAGACGCTTTGGAGACACGGGCACGCTCGTCCTCAGCTCCTGCGCAAAGAGCGACACGCGGTATTCCTCCACCATCCAGCGAAAGAGGGCGAGACTCGCGTCAGTCACGCCGGCACGCTCGTGGAGCGTCATCCGCGCCTTCGCCGCATTCCAATACGGCACAACCTCCGCCATCAGTTTCCCGTCGCGATCCAGCCCAGCCCCACTCCCCATGCGATTCAGGCGATGCCACATACCCGCTAAGAACCGCGGCATGTGCGGCGTCCACTCCGCCGGCGTCGAGAGCAGAAACCCCGGCGGGAGCAGATGCGCAATCTGATCACGAATGTCCGCATGGTGACGGGCAAACGCCGGAGCCGTCTGTGATTCCATGAGCAACCGAGCCGCCTGATACGTCGTCAGAATGCTCGACGCGAGGGCCGAGCACTCGTCAATTGCCCGAGCGATCGAGTCGTACCCCTTGTCAAGGCGCTTCTCGAACTCCGCCTGCGTCCGCGGAAGATCGTGTGGCAGCCCAAACGCCCGCTCCGTGATCAAACCCATGAGGTCGCTCTTGAACTGCTCACCAGGCCCCAGCGTCGCATGCTGCGTGGCGAGGGTCTCGATGCTGCTCCGAGCGTACATCCGGTGCTTGATCTCGCGACCGGCACGCAGTTGAAAGAGCCGCCGCATCCCCGCGCGGGTCATCTCCTCCGCTCGCTGCGGCGTCTCGAAGACCCGCAGACCCACGCTCGACCCCAAGTCCTCCAGCCCCGGATACGCAACAACGGTCATGCCGCTCCGACGGATCGAGACCTCGCGTGCAAGATCGCCAAAGTCCCACGTGGTCACGCCGTCGCGGTGGTAGTCCTCGCCGCCGATCTTGCTGAAACTCGCCTGCACCTTGTGCCCGAGACTCCGCTTGATCTCGTCAAGGTCTCGCCCATGCGCGATCACTTTCCCGCGCTCATCCACGACGCGGAAGTTCATTCTCAAATGCTCGGGCACGACCACCTGATCCCAGAACTCGCGTGGAATCTCGATGTTGGAGGCCTTGAAGAGGTGATCGCGGATGGCGTCGCGAAGGTCGCCCTCGCCGAAGCGAATCACGCCTGCGATCTCGCGCGACGCCTCACCAGGTGGCCCGACGTGACGCCTCGCGCTCTTGGGGATCGCCCGCAGAATCGCCTCGACCTTTTCCGCCAGAAGCCCCGGCACCAGCCATTCCGCCTTCTTCACGTCCACCTGATTGAGCGCCTCCAGCGGCACATTCATCGTGACGCCGTCGCTCGCCTCCCCCGGAGCCAGTTCATACTCCAGGTTCAACCGGCTCCCCGCAACCTCTACGTGATCGGGG encodes:
- a CDS encoding glycosyltransferase family 9 protein; protein product: MSDSSPLPARRDPPRRILLIRPSSLGDVVRTAPAAASLRHAFPDATIDWVVAEPFIPAVKHHPAINRIIPFPRAAIGNHLRRLQLKPIREWLATLMASDDGHPYDLAIDLQGLFRSGLMARATHAPRKVGFADAREGGWLFYNERIRVARGLSHIDRDVELLRAIYVPPSSDDQGRSPDLRLYPGDEARDFAHSDDRLKAKRFIVLAPTTRGAGRAWPMDRYAELARRLLSAHAHHLVLVGAANERLACAPLLHAARHDKRVIDLVGATDILKWMAVIQRADLVVCNDSAAMHVAAAFHRPMVALMGPTRPERSGPYRRPHDAISKLKHNEHVRHRDAARAADIMRRITVDEVVQTCAERLEQQRTT
- a CDS encoding peptidyl-prolyl cis-trans isomerase, which produces MRVKFATSLGSFVLELNEAKAPISTKNFLEYVDAGTYDGTIFHRVISNFMVQGGGYTPDMNRKPTNAPIANEYKNGLKNIRGSIAMARLGGQPDSATNQFFINVVDNAFLDKPQDGAGYAVFGMVVDGMETIDKIRTVKTGSKAGMGDVPIQPIVIEKAERVEA